The following are encoded in a window of Oreochromis aureus strain Israel breed Guangdong linkage group 10, ZZ_aureus, whole genome shotgun sequence genomic DNA:
- the LOC116336246 gene encoding transmembrane protein 47-like: MSMNEVYVFRPFKLIALLCVFLALCLDLVALLSPAWVTAEHFSLSLWESCSQSVARHPTDEPQWSCFSTLTSDWQIATLVLLGIGAATTLVAFLVALISLCRGTQRQHYRTVAVFLFTAVVLQACALVLYPIKFIDGTVLQTYHEFNWGYGLGWGATIFMLGGGILFCLRTDIYEDAMY, from the exons ATGTCCATGAACGAGGTGTACGTGTTCCGACCCTTCAAGCTCATCGCTCTGCTGTGCGTCTTCCTGGCGCTGTGTCTGGACTTGGTGGCTCTGCTCAGTCCAGCCTGGGTCACCGCGGAGCATTTCTCCCTGTCTCTGTGGGAGTCATGCTCCCAGTCTGTGGCTCGTCATCCCACGGACGAGCCCCAGTGGAGCTGCTTCTCCACCCTCACATCTG ACTGGCAGATCGCCACGCTGGTGTTGCTAGGCATCGGTGCAGCCACGACTCTGGTGGCCTTTTTGGTGGCCCTTATTTCCCTGTGCAGGGGCACGCAAAGACAACACTACCGCACTGTGGCAGTATTCCTCTTCACTGCAG TGGTTCTGCAGGCCTGTGCTCTGGTCCTCTACCCGATCAAGTTCATCGATGGAACGGTCCTGCAGACTTATCACGAGTTCAACTGGGGCTACGGGCTCGGCTGGGGGGCCACCATCTTCATGCTGGGTGGAGGAATCCTCTTCTGCCTGCGGACGGACATATACGAGGATGCAATGTACTAA